The DNA window GGCATCTGTGGAGGCCCAAAATGTCCGAGAACTGTACAAAGAGTACTTCAACTCACCAGCAGGAGAAGTTGCTTGGCAGTATGACCATGTGAACCATGCTCTGGGGAACAGATAATATCAACCTATAAATTTGagccattttaattacattttccattgaGAAAACTgctagtgtatgtgtatatatacaatttctGTGAACTTGAATACACTATCAAATCTATTGCATCTGATTCTTCATTAATTAATATGGCAGCACTCACCacagcaaattaaatatttttgatataacaTGTTCTATCAAAGTtaaagcatagtttttttttgcaaaaagtaaAGTATTTGGTCACTTCAACATATACTTATTTACAACTAAatgtaagttgtatttttgaaaatgtgtatttttaataaacatttttactagcattttctttaaaatgttctcatTCCCTGCACAATGCTGTGCCCAAAATGGTTATGTTCCTGTAGATTGATAACTGTTGCCTATAAATGCAGTGACTCCATAATTAGCCACATAGCTATTTCAATAAGAGGTCAAGAATACTTATGTACAAATATATGCCAAATCCCAAAATATGTTACATTACTTTCAAGTCACTTATGCACAATTTCTTTtggaaaaatgaaacattttttaatgaactacAAGTTGCAATAACAATCACAAACATAAAGTAAAAAAGGGCGTCAGAAAAGGTTGTGCAAATAAGTCACAATGACTGTAGTGCAAGTGAACAATagtgcaaataaacatttatgaaacggccattttcaactaaatttcttgaatgtaaaaaaacaaacaaaaaaaatacagaattaaaatgtatacagtaaaCATCTATTAGGGTAGCCAAGAAGTTGTAGAGCAGCCATAGTTTGTTGGGGTCTGTGGGGGGACCTGATGGTAGGACACCGGTGACTGCTGTGGAAAAAAAGCAGAAGAGGCCTGGCCAAACTCAGCATCATGCAACAgctgatgtatttttaatttgactgAAGACTGTACGGCTGGGGACAATCTCCTTAGTGCTGGTATCAAGCCAAGAGCAAACAagtaattttcatcattttgttgcTCTCTTCGTTGCTCTCtgcgctcctctttctctcttctgcgtTCCTCTTTCTCACTTTCCCTGGCTTCTTTGGATAAAAGGTACCGGTCCAACAAGTCTGGTGTCTCTGGCCGTTTTCTTTTGTTGAAAGTAGACCTGGTCACAGTTGGGCTGGAGAAGGATGATCCTGGAGACGTGCTTGCTGATGCTTCTTCTCTGTCGCTGACTTCTTTTTGAACCACCACTTGCTCAACCCCTTCATTCATATTTTCAGGAGAAATATTGCTGTGAACACTGTAAAGACAAATTCAGTTTACATCAGAAACAATAACTCACACTGTGGGCCATGCCACACTTCATACCCATCTTGACAAAATACTCCAGAGCTTAATGTTTAATTACTAATTTAGTTTAGATTCATACAAATTTTAATGTACCATATGTCAGGCAACAAAATTTCAGCAGAGGTTACCTATACACAGAACATAAACTAATATATTGAACTAGAGGTGTGATCGCATGGTGAACAGGGAACATGCAATGATATCATGTTAATCAATGTTTAATGTCAATGCATTATAGCAGAGCTCACACAGCTATGTATTGTAatgttctaataatattaccttcGAAATTCAGTTGATGTTGCGAGGAACTCCATGACCTTCATAAATTTCCACGTCTTCTTGTTTTTAGCAGCCTGTCCACTTCGGCAATCATCTTCGCGCTTTTTTCGTGTATATGTATCTCGCAGGCTTTTCCATTTGTGTTTTACCTCCTCCACTACAGCACACAAACGATGGCGATTGTCAAACGTTTGTAGGAACGTACATGAaagacaattaaattaaatgaaactcaCCATCAAGGCCCATTTGCTGTGCAATACCACTCCATAACAGTTCTCTTTTATCAAGATTTTTGTAATCGCTGTCACGTTTGTCATATAGTTCTTTGTGTTCCGACACCAACGAGACCAGCAACTCTACATTCATCTTGCCTTGCATCTTCTTCGTCTTATTTCTTCCCGGCAGTGTAGACGCTACTTGGCGTATATCTTCTTCGCCGTTACGTATGTGTGCTCACAGCAAGACAGTTTTGTGTTTGAGCGCCCCCAAGTTGTGTTTTACTGTAACTTCAGAAGCTCCAGACACGTGTGCAAAAGTGCCATTCTCATTGGTCGTATAGTTTTTGACGCGGTGCGTCAAACCAAAAAAACGAACCCGAAGCgttttttaaaaaatgactcTTTTACGCGTGGCGTTTTTCGCGTCGGTGTGCACACTCACATTGGCGCCCTTTGTTTAGTCACGAGGCGTTAAACGTCGGCGAATATCGCGCGCGGAATTCGTcccggtgtgaacaggccttaaaggTAACAGATCTTTAGCTTAACTAGCATGTTTAATCATTTGACTGTctgatgtgttgttgttgttgtttatagagCTGTACGCTCAGAGGAGGGTGCGAGAGGTGAGTCTGAGAGCACACATCTGAACATGACGTCTGacacacacattaaacactgCATTAATAACCTTCTGTCCAGCAGGAAGCTCCAATCGTCCAGCAGGTCCCAAAGATGATCGCACGGGAACACCGGGTCTCCAGCGCCAGTACGAGCCTGAAAAACACAgattcatgtgttcatgtgttacTAGTGTTAATCATCTCATGACTAAAAACATCCTAGAAAATTACGTAAATGTTACGGTGTGAACTAAACCACATCAGACCAGACTTCATTCTGAATCAATTTAATCAACTGAGTTTCCATCTGAAGCCTTCATTCTAGCATTTAAAAGACATTGGTTTAATGTATAAAGACCACATttatacaatgaaaaaataaataaataacattatagatgtgtaaaatattttgtttctacCATTATCAAATCTTTTCATATTAACTACTTGAAGATGCTTTAAATCATATTTCatcctattttatttaatttaatattatttgactatttattaaatgttagttattggtatttaataaaaaaaaatatataatgaaattgGATTTAACGCATCTTCAAgtagttattatttaaaaaaatattctatttaaCTCTGTAGTAAGTCTGCTAATTAAAGAAAATGAACATAAGTGTTTTGTAGTAAAGGGACATGCtggtgtaataaataaataaataaataaataaataaataaataatgacagaaagtGCGATTGGGGGGGGGGTAAAAGCattgaaattgagatttttcaCCCCc is part of the Carassius auratus strain Wakin chromosome 27, ASM336829v1, whole genome shotgun sequence genome and encodes:
- the LOC113045159 gene encoding uncharacterized protein LOC113045159, with product MQGKMNVELLVSLVSEHKELYDKRDSDYKNLDKRELLWSGIAQQMGLDVEEVKHKWKSLRDTYTRKKREDDCRSGQAAKNKKTWKFMKVMEFLATSTEFRSVHSNISPENMNEGVEQVVVQKEVSDREEASASTSPGSSFSSPTVTRSTFNKRKRPETPDLLDRYLLSKEARESEKEERRREKEERREQRREQQNDENYLFALGLIPALRRLSPAVQSSVKLKIHQLLHDAEFGQASSAFFPQQSPVSYHQVPPQTPTNYGCSTTSWLP